In the genome of Paenibacillus pabuli, the window ACCACAACGCAGACAGCGAATGGAACGAATCCATGGAATTTGCTGCACACAACGCGGACAGATGGCGGGGTAAATCGGAGACAATATTGCTCGAGTGCTACAGGTCAGACAAGTCGCTCCGGGTGGGGCGAGCAAACCATGCAGGCGATGGGTGAGTTGGTGCAAGTGGTCAGTGATGCTAGTTAGCCAGTTCGACATTGAATTGTTGCCTCCCTTAGTATCTACTAATTTGTTGGCGGGTGAAGGTAGCCTTTGCGGCGGGCGATAGTGTTCATTTTTTGGATCTGGGCCACTGCTTTTACCTGGGAACGTGTACGGCGGGATGATGCAAAGACGACCCTTCCTGCCGGATCATCCATGGACCGACCTGCTCTACCCGCCATCTGTACCAGAGAAGCTTCGTCGAAGAGGCCATTGTCTGCATCCAAAATAAATACATCGCTGCGCGGAATGGTGACGCCCCGCTCCAAGATGGTGGTGGTCACAAGCAGACGAATGGTTCGCTCACGAAAAGCAATGACTTTGCTCGCGCGATCTGGGTCCTGGGATGATGTTCCTTCGATATGGATCTGTGGATATATGCGACGCATGAGAGTTACAAACGCCTCAATCTGAGCGATCCGTGTCACAAATACAAATACCTGAGCTTCGCGCAGCAAAGAGGCTTGGATGTTCTTTTTTAGAGTAGCGGGCAGTTCCCGCTTCCGAATACACTCAGCAACGGTAGGCATTTTCAGTAAACGCGGCACGGGCAAGGGATGGCGATGGAAACGTACCGGAACTTTGGCGTGAGTGAGTTTCCCTTGCGCTGCTTCCCGCTGCAGCCTAGCTGGTGGTGTAGCAGACAGATAAACAAAATGACCATCAGGCTTGCATGAGGACGCAGCTGCATGAGCGAGCATCGGATCATTATGATAGGGAAATGCGTCGAGTTCGTCGATAATGACCAGATCGAATCCCTGGTAAAAACGCATCAGTTGGTGCGTGGTCGCGAGTGTGAGCTGCGCGTCTTTCCAGCGCTCGGTGCTGCCTCCGTATAGCGTAGCAAGTGAGATGTCAGGAAACGCCTTCGCGAGACGAGGGGCAAGCTCCAGCACGACGTCCCGGCGCGGCGTAGCGACAAGCGCTCGTCCACCACGCTCCAATATGTATTGGAGCAGCGGGAAAATCATTTCGGTTTTGCCGGCCCCGGTCACGGCCCACAGCAAAAACCGCCCCGGCCCATCCCCTGCGGATGGCCGGGCCAAAAACGCCAGCGCCGCGGCAGCCGCCGCGCTCTGCGCAGGGCTAAGCCCCCACCGGGCAAGCCTGCCCTCGGTGGGGGCAACGGCCGAGCCACGCGATGCTTCGCCGCGTCGTGGCTCGGCCCCTGGCGCTGCGCTGCGCAGCAGCAGCGCACAGGCACGGCTGCGCCCCAGCGCGAGGCAGGCCTCGCAGTAGGCGCACGCCGCCAGGCCGCAGGCAGCGCACGGCACGCGCTGCCCGGCAAAGCTGCCGCATCGGCGGCAGCGGGGCGCGCTGTGCGCGCGACCAAGCCACGGGAGGCGTTGCCGCCGCGTGGCAGGCCCTTCCAGGGCGGCTGCTATGCTCAGCCGCCCACGCAGGTGCGCGAGCTGCGCAGCCGCGCGCCAAACCGAGGCAAGCTGCGGCGCCGTGTCCGCCAGCAGCGCCTCTGCCTCGGCCGCCAGCAATTGGCGGCCGCGAAGCCGCTCAGCCAGCAGGGCTGCGCCCCGTTCCAGCTGAGCCCACTCCCCGGCGGGATACGACTCTGGCATCCCGCCCACCTCCGCACCCCTTTCAGCGACAATCCCCGCTTTTCCTGCCATCTCTCCCCTAGCCTCCAGTTCCCCGGAGGCCCGCTCGTACTCTTCCACTTTGCGCTGCATATATGCCTGCCAATGCTCCTCTACCCACTGATCCATCCCTCGCTCCATCTCAAAACCCTCTACCATCCACGAGGCCTGACCTAACGGAAATCCTCCGCCTAACAACAACCATCGCAGCACCCGCTGTCCGCTCACCCCCTCAATCCACCACGCCACATCCACTCGAATATCCAGTGAAAGCACCATCTTCCACTCTTCTCTCAATCGGCACACATATAACCCAACCTTCATTTTGCTCTCCTCCCTCAATGCTAGCTGTCCCGAAACGCAAAAAAGCACATGCCTACCGACTATTCGTCGGAGCATGTGCTTCATGTCCATATCTCATTCAAATTCATTATCCATTTGTATTATCACTATATCAATAGTGGAACCTTCCCACAAGTTCTACTAATAACAATATCTCTTTCTATTGCTCTTGCTCTACTCTTTCAAACTAAATTTGCATCGGTTATGTAAAACGCATTTCTTATGCTTTTATTCTGAATCTAGTTTGTACCACCTTGTTTAAGTCGGCTAAGAAACATTCTATTATATCGGTTTATGATTTCATCCAATATCTCGGATTGCTTAATCACTAAAGGATGCTGTAATCCGTAAACGGCTACTAGCTCGTATAGACTCTTCCTTTCACGTTCCAGATCATCTTCATTATCATTCGCAGAATATCTCATAGAAATCTCACCTCTATGAATAGTTTAACCTTTTATGTAAAAACATAGGTTCCTGCAAAAAATACAAAAACACAACTCTGTTGTATTTGGACAACAAAATTGTGCCCTGCAATGTTTACCATCCGCCTTCGCCATGTGAATCTGTCGTTGTTACGATTGGAGTTGGCGCTGTAGGTTCTACCTCTTCTGCAAATGATGTTGTACTCACGGGTACACCAAGCAACAAAACTATCACAAGGATTGCAGTCAGAATTACCGTTTTTTTCTTCATTTTTTCTTCCGAACCTCTCTTAGAATTGTAGTATATTGATGAAGCTCGTCTCCCGTTGCCAGATGCCGAACTGTATCAAATGCACAGATGCATCTAAGCATGCATCTTTCATTTTTTATATTAGCTGAGATTGCCAAACTATTTAAAACATATTGAATCCCAGCATGAGCACGATCTGTATCTAAGTAATAATCTCCTACATCAGCCAGAAAATGAACAAAACGATCCCCCATTATCTGATCCGTATAGGATCCTATCGTTACTCGTTCTTGTGTATAGGAGGTTATTGTGTCCTGAAATCGCTCCAACACATGATCAACGTTCAAGTTATATGTTAGTGCTGATTTCATAATTTTGAATAATCCACGCAGTATCTCGTTTTCTTTGGTAGCCAGATATTCAACATATTCATCCAGGATATGAACTTCTCCCGACACAAGTTGGTACAGATATTTATTCGCTTTTGCCCATTCACGAAATTGACTCTTCGTTTTCTCCGCTGCGGTATCATTCTCTTTGATCCAATCATGGTTTTCATAGCAGGATACATGGTACAGCGCCTGCTGGTAGTCATCTTTCTCTTCTGCAATGGATCCGAGAATAAGGTGGGCATACAGAATGTAACCGAATAACGGTTTAGCCGGCTCATTATAACTCTTACCCATTCGGATTCGTTTATGTTTCATCTCATATTGAATGCGTGCGAGTCTGCCCATTTCCTCTGCAACCTTGCTCGCCTTGTCCCATCGTCTTAATGAAAGAAATGTATTTGTCAGATCCTTCAACGCATCCAGTTGGTCCACCTCATTAAGTCTTGCGACAAAGGGTTCAAATTGTAAAGCACATTCCAGATTGTTCTGTTGATCATCACTAATAGATAATTTAAAAATCCGATACTGACAAATGGCCAATCTTTCCGCATGTTGATATCGTTCTGCCTCACAAACTTTCCTATATATAATCAAAGCGCTTACCGCTCTGCCTTCACTATTCAATAATTCAGCAAACTCAAATAGTGGTTTAATATAAGCCACATTCTCCATCATCATATCTACCGTCCGCTCAAAACAATCATTTTTTCCAAGTTCTGAGCAACGCATCATAAACGGACGAAGCCGTCTCCAATTAATTGAAGAATCATTGAACAATTCATCCACATACTGGTCGTAGAAGTACCCTTCATCAAGCCCCATATGTTCAGTGATTATATCCAGAATTTTAACGGAAAAGGGTTGGGAACCATGAATAACTCTACTTAAAGTTCCAGAATTAATACCTGATTTCTCTGCAAAATGATAGATCAAAATCTTGTTTTCATTGATATAACTTAAAAATTCCGAACGGATTGTCTTATGCAATAGCTCCATGTAAAGATACCCCCTTCCGAAAAATCCATTTCCAATTCATAAATACAGTATTTAGTGAATTATAGGATTTATTAAACCCATGGTCAATACAGGTATACGATCATTCCTGATCACACAATTTGATGCTGTCTTCTCCACTCGACGGCCCTTTTTAGCAATTCAATAATTACCGTTAATCTTTCTTTGATCATGCGAAACTTTTTCCAATCTGCTTCGTCTATACTTTTAACTTAAGAGTTCTGATTTCAAAAAGGTTCGTACGGTAATCCCAATAAGGCTCCAAAAGTGGCAATAACCATAGATTGCATAAAAACCCATATTTAATTTAACAGCAAGCTTGGCTACAATGACAAAAAAAGACTACAGCATAAGCTGTAATCTTTAATCTCGAATATGATGAAATCCAAGCTTATTTGGGCAAGCTGGCATAACTTCATTGAAAGTGCATTCTGACTGATGACACGCTTTAGCCAGTCTGTCTCAGCAGCTTGCACGATGAATGAGCCCAACTGCTGCAAAAAAAAAGCATCTACTGCTTTGGCTCACGCAAATCGATAAGGCGAATAGAACGATTTCCGGTCTGATTCCCCTGTTCCATATCGGTAGGGACAGCAGACAAGTAAGATAACTCCGTACCTTGCCTAAGCATAAGCTTTTCAATAATACGAACCGTTTCGGCTTCCGTACGATCAGCGACAACTGTCAATGTGAAGCTCTTTCCACGGTAAAACAATTCCCGGCAAAGCGCTCTTACAATACCTTCAATCCGCTGCTCCTGATTGGAAGGAATGAGCATAATTTGCTCGTAGCCTTCGGGGTCCGGACGGGAAAGATGGCGCTGGTGCATGGCATGAACGGCCACTGCCGCCAGGAAGTATATGAGCAGAATCATAGTCAGATGAGCAACCATGGCAACTGCACCTCCTCGGAAGGTCATGCTCACCCATGGCGAACATCCCTGTATACAGCAGTATATGCTGCATTCCCCGAAGGGTTACACTTGCAAATCCCAAACGTTCATATCCCATTCTGATCGACACCGGACGAAGAAGACAGGCCAGGTCGTTCACTCATTCATGCCGAAACTTAAACATAAGTTCACCTAACTTCGCACTTTGCTCATTTGCAGTAATAAAGTCCATTAACCCGCTAACCAGTCCAACATTCTGGAATGGGCGCGAGTAAACAGAATCCTATAATGGCTAAAATCAATTGCATCTAAATACAATCGTATATTAAAGGGTAACCCAACCATATTTGATCGAGTTGATAACCGCTTGCGTACGATCGTCCACTTCCATCTTCTGCAGAATACTGCTGACATGGTTTTTTACTGTTTTCTCACTGATGAACAGGAACTCACCAATCATTTTATTGCTCTTACCTTCAGCCATCAAACGCAAAACTTCAGCCTCACGACGAGTAAGCGGATTATTGTCGCCAGCGACAAATTTAACGCCTGCTTCCTTCGAAGCTCCCTCGCTCATTGCCCCTGTCTCATTAAGGTAAGTCATCCGACGCAACTGCATGATCAGTTTGCCTGTTACTTTAGGGTGGATGAATGCATGCCCTTCATGAACGGAACGAATCGCATTGATCAGGGACTCGGCCTCCATATCTTTCAGCAGGTAGCCATTCGCACCTTTACGCAGCGTCTCGAACACATAACTCTCATCATCATGAATAGACAAGATAATCACCTTGACGTCCGGGAAAAGCTCACGTAATTTCTCCGTCGCTTCAACCCCGTTTTCCACCGGCATGTTGATGTCCATCAATACGATGTCCGGTTTATCCTGATTACAGAATTCGAGCACCTGAATTCCATCGCCGCATTCGCCGATGACCTCAATGTCGTCCTCCATATTTAAAATGCGTTTCAAACCTTCACGGAACAGCTGATGATCATCAGCCAAAAGAACTTTAATCGATGTCTTGCCAGTATCACGGTTTTCCATCCTGCTACTCCTTTCCCTTATCCACGTTTGTCGGGATATGAATCACTATTTTGGTTCCTTGATTTTCCGCGGATTCGATCTCTATTCTTCCTTCTAACAGTTCAACCCGCTCTCTCATCCCAATCAGACCGAAGTGGGAATGATCCTTGCTCTTCTTCGCAAGAAGCTCCGGTTTGAACCCAAGCCCATTGTCCTGCACGACAATTTTGACCAACTGAGCCTGGTATGTAATTTCCACCACAACATAAGTGGGATAAGCATGCTTTGCAGCATTGGACAGACCTTCCTGCACTAGGCGGTAGATCGCAGCCTCCATTGCCGAAGACAAACGGTGTTCCTTGCCTCTCGTTTCAAAAAGCGAGCGGATTTTTGTTTTTTCTTCAAAATCCTGCACATACTTCCGAAGCGTTGGAATCAATCCCAGGTCATCCAGTGCCATAGGACGCAAATTGAAAATAACTTTTCTCATTTCTCCAAGACTCGAACGAACCTGGCCTTTCAAATCTACTATTTCGGCCTGGACCATCTTAAAATCCTGCTTTATGAGCATTCTTTCTACAATTTCCGTCCTAAGTACTAGATTTGCGAGCATCTGCGCAGGTCCGTCATGAATCTCACGGGCAATACGCTTCCGCTCTTCTTCCTGGGCCAAAATTATTTTCAAACCAATCATTTGTCGATTTTTGGCGGATTCAATGATGCGGGTCACTTGACCCAGCTCACCCGACAGATACTCCAGTACAACCCCCATCTGGGAACCGATCGTTTCGGCGCGCTCCACGGAAGCTTCCACATTTTTGGCACGCTTCTGCAGATCATCCCGACGGGCTTTCAGATACATTTCCTTCTCACGGTAAATCATCAGATCCAGCTGTAACTGCGTCGCTTTCTCATACGCCTGCTTGATATCATGCTCGGAATAACGGACGAAGTCGCGGCTAACCTCAGTTAGCCGGATCCTGGAACGGCGGTAGTTCAGCTCCAATTGATCTACTTTCTCGATCGTTTCCGCCGTCTCCTTCAGAACCGACTTCAATTCCTCGTTCAGCGTTTTCAGCTCATTCCGAGTTGAGTCCATAATCTCAAACATTTGATATTTACTGTTTTCCATGACTTGTATGGCGTTTTTTATGACGCGGTCTATGGCATCGGCTTGTAAATCCACGTTTGTTCGACTCCATTTCTATCGTTTCCGGTATATATCATACCATATCACGATGAGATGGTAACGGTCTTCGTGTTCTGTTCCCATTTTACAGTCAGTCCAAGCTGCTCGGAAACGAGTCTGAGAGGGACTAAAGTCCTACCACCAGATACGTAAGGTGCTACTGTTGCACTTTGTCTTTTGCCATTGATAATGAATTCTTTCTGACCTACGACCAGATCGATCAGCTTGCCACCGCGCACGACGGTAATCCGTTGATTTTTGCTATCCCAGGTCGCCTGTCCGCCAAAAGCATCCAATACATGTTTGATTGGGACATATGTTGTACCATTTTTCAGTACTGGCGCAGCATCGATTGCCTTTTTCGTTCCGTTTACGGTCATGGATTTCTGTCCAAGCACTAATGAAGCAGTCCCTGTAGGCAAGCCCACTTCACTGGATTTGGATGGCATGGTGAAAGCAATGTTGTCAAAAGCCACCGTGCCTGTCTTCGCACGCTCATCCTGACCTTCTTCCACATTCACCACATACACCCGTTTCAGCTTCGCCGGATAAGCAATGTTCAGCCCATTCAGGTCCACATTCAGCTTTTTCCAACCATCCCAATCAATCGCCTTGGCGAGATCGGCATATACCGTTTTGCCAGTGGCATCGGTAAATTCGGCGCGCAGCCAGTTCAGGCTCTTATCTCCCATAACATCCATCGACATGGATGTCGAAGTTGCAGATACCTCTTTGCCAGTGGTACCGTTCAATTGGGCATAAGCATACATTTTACCTATTCCTGCAGTCATGTCATAACTCAGCTGCAGCACCTTGGATCCCGCTTTTTCACCTGTTCCCGCTGTCACGGAAGCTGATCCGGTTACACCTGATGCGTTAGTCGTGAAGTTGATCGGGTAGCTTACATTCTCGAAGTTTTCCCACATCGTTTCACTTGCCGCAGCAGAGAGCACAACCACCGTGCTGTAGCCGTCATAACGACCGATTGCATAACCAACCTGAGCGCCGGAGTTCACAGAGGATATGGTTAATTGGTCTGCAACCACTTTACCTTTGAATCCGATGAATTCCCATGTCAGCGAGTCCGCCGGAACCGTCACACTTTGTCCGCTTTTGGTCTTCGCCGTCACTGGAATGGAGATCGTTGTGCCCGCTTGGAGCGATCCCAATCCAGACCCTGCTGTCAACGAAGCCAGTTCACTACCGCCCAGTACGGTCACCTTAATAGAAGATGAAGCACCATTGCTTGTTGCAGTCAGCGTCGCTGTACCTGGTTTCACACCTTTGATCGTTCCATTGCTTACACTCACGATGCCATTGTTGCTCGATTTCCACGTCATCTTGATATCGCCTGTGGCAATCGGGTTGTAGTAGGTGTCATATCCTTTGGCGCTGTACTTGCCCTCTTGCCCTACCAGCAGCGTTTGGCTGCCACTCACGGCAAAGCCCTTCAGCTTGCCTTCCGGAGCCGTAGAGAACACGCCCAGCGTGTTTACGACTTGCCGCTGTTCTGTACCGTACTCCGTGTTGAACGTAAGCCCTGCTGTCTCCTCACCAAGCGGACGAGTTACCATCGTTGTGGAGCCGCCTCCGTCCAGGTTCATGCCTTTCCATACACCAATGCTGGTCATGAAGGATTGCAGTTCAGTCAGCGACAAGCCGCTGCTGTTACTGTTTTTCTCCGCTGCAATAATGTAGACATAACGACCATCCTGAGAGTATCCGACTGCTGTTCTCGCACGTATGCCACCGATACCGGAAGCAGCGATATCACGGGAAAACGTAGCCGCCTTGCCACCATTCACCAGAATGGTATGACCACCAATCATCATCTGCAGGTTGCTTGGGTCAACGGTCTCCCCCGTCGTTTTGGCTTTCAGTTTGTAATCCGTACTCAGCGTCTGTCCTACCGCCAGGTGAGTCATAATCCATGTCGCTGCCGTTCCATGCGCACGCAAAATGTACCCATCCGCCGGCACCGTCATGTTTAACGCCTTTTTATCCGAAATTTGGGTGATTACACCGTTCTGCACAAGTACCTCGGTCGGCGTTGTGGAAGGGTCATTTGGCCGCTTCGTGGACGTCCATGCCGGTGTATAAATATACATTGAGTTGGCGTGACTGTATTTCACCGAGCCTGATTCGACCGTGTAGTCCTCTTTATTTATCCCACGCAAAGCAAACGTTGAACCATCATCTGCCTTCACGGTGCCATCGAATGAATATTCATCAATCATCGGCTTGCCGTCCTTGGTTACGGTGAGGGCATACATCCCTGACAGCTCGGATGGAGTAGATACGAGGACCCCGTCCGAGACCTGTCCACCAATCGGGGCAAGTTCCCCGGATACATTGAAATAATCGCCGTTCACGGCGGCTACTGCACCATTTTCCTTGGCCATGCCACCCGTGCTTTGTTTACTGTTCAAATTACCGCCCTTGCCTGTCATGACATCCAGCTTCACATAGGGATTTTGCAAATCCACTTGAATGACGTCCGCCAATACGTTCACCTTGGAGCCGGAACGTGTTGTTGTATAATTGTATTTCATTAACTTCGCACCCGAAGTCAGAATTTCTTCGCTCAATTTGCTTGTTGTTGTAGATGCAGCAGCGGCCACCGATTGCCATGAAGTACCCGACCACACCTGTTGTCCCGCTCCCAGAACCGGTGCAATCCAGATCACGCCTGCCAGCGTCACAATCGCCCATTTCTTCGCCTTGCTACCCTTAACGTCGTTCAGCCGTTTCCCTTGTTTCCCCAGCATGTTTGAAACGTCTCTCCCATCTTGTATATCAATCTTAGAGATCACGATCTCTGCCACATGGCAGCAGATAGCGAGATTTCTAGTATACTCTTCTATTAATAGACTACTTTTTGTGGAAAAAGTTACGCCCCGAGCCTGAATTCAGGTATTTATTGGGTTATGCGACATCTTATGATTATGTTATACGAATAACGTATAGAGCAAATAGACTTCCGCTATGCCTAGTTCAGCACATCAGAAGTCTGCTTGGATTAGATTTGACTGATGAAACTATTGCCGGAACTCAATCGACTCTTACATGCAACTCCATTTGATATGATGCTATTATTCCCCTGACGATCTCGACATGATAAATTCACCGATAATTGTGCCAACACTGTGTAATTTCACATATATATTCTCTCACTATTGACTAGCGTACCACCCCAACTACAATAATGTAAGCATTTTCCTCCTTATAATTAAAAAGGAACACCTCAAGAAATGAACTTTCTTGAAATGTTCCAACCTTGTTACACACCGTTATCTTGACCATTCATGGATAGAATGAGTGCTATTAATATGTCGTTTCGTTTTTACAAATATCCCAACTTATCCAAGACACGTTTCAGCATTACCGCTGCTTGTGCACGAGATGCATTCCCCTGAGGTTCAAATGTCTTTGACGTCATTCCCTGAATAATGCCTTCCTGCACCGCTTTGGCGACAGAATCCTTGGACTGGATCTTTTTGTTATCCTTAAACTTAGCTAATGTTGAAGCAGCTGAAGAATTCAATGTAGTTGGTTGACCACCATAATTCAAGGCACGAACCATCATGATTGCCATCTGCTCTCGCGTGATTGGACGATCCGGCTTGAAGGTCCCATCGGTATTGCCCGTAATGATTCCCGCTTCAGCTGCAGCACCGATATAGGCACTGGTAACACTGCCACTACGTACATCCCGGAAACGACTTGCTGCGTTTTGTTCTCCCTTCAACCCCAGACCTCTAGCTACCAACTCTGCGAATTCTGCACGTGAAATGTTCTCATTTGGTCGATAGAAGGAACCATTCGATGCACTAATAATCCATTTAGCAGAGAGCTCATTAATAACTTCACTAGCCCAGTGTGAATACGTATCCTGATAACTAACGATGTGGTTAACAGGAACTACTGACTGATTGCCATTCAGCTGTCCTTGGACAACCACACCCCCGGCAGTACTTTTAAAAGAACTTGGTACATTAGATAACATAAAGGTAACCGGATCAATATACGTAAATCCGGATGTTAATCTAGGTGTATTTGCAGACAATTGCATGGCCAACTGGCTTTTGATATTCTGCTCCACACGTTGATCAGCATTTCCATTACTAGCAAACACATATACATCCGTATAATTGCCAAGCTTCTGCGCCCCTGCACCTGCAATCAAACCTTCGATTGAACCTGATGAAGATACAGGAACCGTCTCTAACTGAACGTACAAGGATGGAGCTGCAGCTCCTGTCGTTGTACTTGTGTTGATTGGCGCTCCAACATTCTGGCTCATAACTGCTAAATTCAAATTAGACAGTGGTACAGTCCAGAGCCGATCCCCATATTTTACACCAATTGTACCCGTTCGATGACTTGCCGCAATCTGAATAAGTGCATTCAATGGGAACCCAACATATGCAGAGGATTCGCTATCTGGAATCTCAATCACAACAGGCTGACTCAATTTCCCGACGGTTGAAGCATATTCAAAAGTCTGGATCAACTTGGTCGCATCCACATTAAATTGACGAGTCGAACGATTATTACGTGATACCGCAGATACGGCAGAAGCCGTATTGTTGTTCATCACAAGTAAAGACTGACCGTAACTCGAAGAATCTAATTCCTCCAACCAGGCAGGACGTGTCCCCGTTTGACCACCACTACCCGAACTATTGCTCGATTGTTGCAGCGTAAGAGGACCGAATGCCGCTATAGTAACATTCGACGAATCCCGTAATGGTACTGCGCCGGGTACATAACTCACCGTTCCCGTCTGAACAGCTGTCGTTGCTCCTGATGAAGTAGAGGTATCCAATTTCAACGTCACCACAGATCCAGAAGCTGAAGCCGACAATACAGTTGTGGATGAATTGCCAAGCACCACACTGAACTGACCTACCGTTAATGCCGCCTGAGACTGAATTGCATCACGGAAGTTTATCTGAACGGTGTCTCCTTGGAGCGTGGCCGACAGAATTTTACCATTTCCGTAGGTGTACGTTACTGGAGTCAGATTGAGATAGCCCGCAGGGTTATTATTCAGATCCGTTAATCGCAGGGCTCCAGGTACATACGATAAAGATATATTTTGTGTATCCTTCACGGCTGATGCCAGTGTTAACGTTACCAGATCATCTTCAATCATGGAATCCGTTACGTAGAGTGGCTTGCCATCCACAAGAACCGAATATTGGCTATTGAGCGGCTTATTCATCGTTTTCAGTGGTTCATTGTATCGAATCCATAATTTATTCCCACTGACCTCAGCGCTCTTGAACTCAGGCGGTTTGGTATCAATCGTATTTCGGACATAGAAGCCGCTGAATCCAGCAAGAGCCTGTCCACGAGTATCTTTTACAGGCCATGAACCTGGCGTGTACGCAACACGAACGACTTCACCATCTGTAATAGACCGACTGAGATTCAATGTTACAACGGAACTATTATTGACCGATATGCTATTAATGCCTACAGCTGACTGATCAGCAGTTACGCTGAATTGTCTCACTGCATCACTTGAGGTAATGTACACCGTCTCAGGGTAATACAACGTAATTGTACTGTAATAAACACTACCTTCTCGCGGCTTGGACATGACGGAG includes:
- a CDS encoding response regulator transcription factor, with amino-acid sequence MENRDTGKTSIKVLLADDHQLFREGLKRILNMEDDIEVIGECGDGIQVLEFCNQDKPDIVLMDINMPVENGVEATEKLRELFPDVKVIILSIHDDESYVFETLRKGANGYLLKDMEAESLINAIRSVHEGHAFIHPKVTGKLIMQLRRMTYLNETGAMSEGASKEAGVKFVAGDNNPLTRREAEVLRLMAEGKSNKMIGEFLFISEKTVKNHVSSILQKMEVDDRTQAVINSIKYGWVTL
- a CDS encoding helicase-related protein; amino-acid sequence: MKVGLYVCRLREEWKMVLSLDIRVDVAWWIEGVSGQRVLRWLLLGGGFPLGQASWMVEGFEMERGMDQWVEEHWQAYMQRKVEEYERASGELEARGEMAGKAGIVAERGAEVGGMPESYPAGEWAQLERGAALLAERLRGRQLLAAEAEALLADTAPQLASVWRAAAQLAHLRGRLSIAAALEGPATRRQRLPWLGRAHSAPRCRRCGSFAGQRVPCAACGLAACAYCEACLALGRSRACALLLRSAAPGAEPRRGEASRGSAVAPTEGRLARWGLSPAQSAAAAAALAFLARPSAGDGPGRFLLWAVTGAGKTEMIFPLLQYILERGGRALVATPRRDVVLELAPRLAKAFPDISLATLYGGSTERWKDAQLTLATTHQLMRFYQGFDLVIIDELDAFPYHNDPMLAHAAASSCKPDGHFVYLSATPPARLQREAAQGKLTHAKVPVRFHRHPLPVPRLLKMPTVAECIRKRELPATLKKNIQASLLREAQVFVFVTRIAQIEAFVTLMRRIYPQIHIEGTSSQDPDRASKVIAFRERTIRLLVTTTILERGVTIPRSDVFILDADNGLFDEASLVQMAGRAGRSMDDPAGRVVFASSRRTRSQVKAVAQIQKMNTIARRKGYLHPPTN
- a CDS encoding XRE family transcriptional regulator, producing MELLHKTIRSEFLSYINENKILIYHFAEKSGINSGTLSRVIHGSQPFSVKILDIITEHMGLDEGYFYDQYVDELFNDSSINWRRLRPFMMRCSELGKNDCFERTVDMMMENVAYIKPLFEFAELLNSEGRAVSALIIYRKVCEAERYQHAERLAICQYRIFKLSISDDQQNNLECALQFEPFVARLNEVDQLDALKDLTNTFLSLRRWDKASKVAEEMGRLARIQYEMKHKRIRMGKSYNEPAKPLFGYILYAHLILGSIAEEKDDYQQALYHVSCYENHDWIKENDTAAEKTKSQFREWAKANKYLYQLVSGEVHILDEYVEYLATKENEILRGLFKIMKSALTYNLNVDHVLERFQDTITSYTQERVTIGSYTDQIMGDRFVHFLADVGDYYLDTDRAHAGIQYVLNSLAISANIKNERCMLRCICAFDTVRHLATGDELHQYTTILREVRKKK
- a CDS encoding stalk domain-containing protein, which gives rise to MLGKQGKRLNDVKGSKAKKWAIVTLAGVIWIAPVLGAGQQVWSGTSWQSVAAAASTTTSKLSEEILTSGAKLMKYNYTTTRSGSKVNVLADVIQVDLQNPYVKLDVMTGKGGNLNSKQSTGGMAKENGAVAAVNGDYFNVSGELAPIGGQVSDGVLVSTPSELSGMYALTVTKDGKPMIDEYSFDGTVKADDGSTFALRGINKEDYTVESGSVKYSHANSMYIYTPAWTSTKRPNDPSTTPTEVLVQNGVITQISDKKALNMTVPADGYILRAHGTAATWIMTHLAVGQTLSTDYKLKAKTTGETVDPSNLQMMIGGHTILVNGGKAATFSRDIAASGIGGIRARTAVGYSQDGRYVYIIAAEKNSNSSGLSLTELQSFMTSIGVWKGMNLDGGGSTTMVTRPLGEETAGLTFNTEYGTEQRQVVNTLGVFSTAPEGKLKGFAVSGSQTLLVGQEGKYSAKGYDTYYNPIATGDIKMTWKSSNNGIVSVSNGTIKGVKPGTATLTATSNGASSSIKVTVLGGSELASLTAGSGLGSLQAGTTISIPVTAKTKSGQSVTVPADSLTWEFIGFKGKVVADQLTISSVNSGAQVGYAIGRYDGYSTVVVLSAAASETMWENFENVSYPINFTTNASGVTGSASVTAGTGEKAGSKVLQLSYDMTAGIGKMYAYAQLNGTTGKEVSATSTSMSMDVMGDKSLNWLRAEFTDATGKTVYADLAKAIDWDGWKKLNVDLNGLNIAYPAKLKRVYVVNVEEGQDERAKTGTVAFDNIAFTMPSKSSEVGLPTGTASLVLGQKSMTVNGTKKAIDAAPVLKNGTTYVPIKHVLDAFGGQATWDSKNQRITVVRGGKLIDLVVGQKEFIINGKRQSATVAPYVSGGRTLVPLRLVSEQLGLTVKWEQNTKTVTISS
- a CDS encoding aspartyl-phosphate phosphatase Spo0E family protein, translated to MRYSANDNEDDLERERKSLYELVAVYGLQHPLVIKQSEILDEIINRYNRMFLSRLKQGGTN
- a CDS encoding sensor histidine kinase — encoded protein: MDLQADAIDRVIKNAIQVMENSKYQMFEIMDSTRNELKTLNEELKSVLKETAETIEKVDQLELNYRRSRIRLTEVSRDFVRYSEHDIKQAYEKATQLQLDLMIYREKEMYLKARRDDLQKRAKNVEASVERAETIGSQMGVVLEYLSGELGQVTRIIESAKNRQMIGLKIILAQEEERKRIAREIHDGPAQMLANLVLRTEIVERMLIKQDFKMVQAEIVDLKGQVRSSLGEMRKVIFNLRPMALDDLGLIPTLRKYVQDFEEKTKIRSLFETRGKEHRLSSAMEAAIYRLVQEGLSNAAKHAYPTYVVVEITYQAQLVKIVVQDNGLGFKPELLAKKSKDHSHFGLIGMRERVELLEGRIEIESAENQGTKIVIHIPTNVDKGKE